Proteins encoded in a region of the Hippopotamus amphibius kiboko isolate mHipAmp2 chromosome 11, mHipAmp2.hap2, whole genome shotgun sequence genome:
- the LOC130831681 gene encoding putative olfactory receptor 2B8 has product MERANDSTFSGFILLGFSNRPQLETALFGVILIIYFLSFLGNGTIILLSIMDPHLHTPMYFFLSNLSFMDLCLTTCTVPQTLANFKGKDKTITYGGCVTQLFTVLGLGGVECVLLSVMAYDRYVAVCRPLHYMVIMHPQLCLQLVVTAWLTGFGNSVVHTALTMTLPLCGKNQVDHFFCEVPVMLKLACTNTSVNEAEGFAVSVFFLVVPLSLVLVSYGHITQAVLKIKSAQGRQKGFGTCGSHLMVVIIFFGTLISMYLQPPSSYSQDVNKGIALFYTLVTPLLNPLIYTLRNKEVKGALRRLVRRTLDSRQS; this is encoded by the coding sequence ATGGAAAGAGCTAATGACAGCACCTTCTCTGGATTCATTCTCTTGGGCTTCTCCAACCGGCCTCAGCTGGAAACGGCTCTCTTCGGGGTCATCCTGATCATCTACTTTTTGAGCTTCTTAGGCAATGGCACCATTATACTTCTGTCAATTATGGATCCTCACCTCCACACCCCtatgtatttcttcctctccaacctctcTTTTATGGATCTTTGTTTGACCACTTGCACCGTCCCTCAGACGCTGGCCAACTTTAAGGGGAAGGACAAGACCATCACCTATGGTGGCTGCGTGACCCAGCTCTTCACTGTCTTGGGACTTGGGGGAGTAGAGTGTGTCCTCCTGTctgtcatggcctatgaccgctatgtagCTGTGTGCCGCCCACTGCACTACATGGTGATCATGCATCCCCAGCTTTGCTTGCAGCTGGTGGTAACTGCTTGGCTAACAGGGTTTGGCAATTCTGTAGTACACACAGCATTGACCATGACTCTTCCCCTCTGCGGTAAAAACCAAGTGGACCATTTCTTCTGTGAAGTTCCAGTGATGCTGAAACTGGCCTGCACCAACACCTCTGTCAACGAGGCTGAAGGTTTTGCTGTCAGTGTCTTCTTCTTGGTGGTGCCCCTGTCACTTGTCTTAGTATCCTACGGTCACATTACCCAAGCAGTCCTGAAGATTAAGTCAGCCCAGGGGAGGCAGAAGGGTTTTGGAACCTGCGGTTCTCACCTAATGgttgtgattattttctttgggACACTCATCTCCATGTACCTTCAGCCTCCCTCCAGTTATTCACAAGATGTGAATAAAGGCATTGCTCTGTTCTATACTCTGGTGACTCCCCTGCTGAATCCCCTGATTTACACCTTGAGAAACAAGGAAGTCAAAGGGGCACTAAGGAGACTAGTCAGGAGAACCCTAGACTCAAGACAGAGTTAA